The Mauremys reevesii isolate NIE-2019 linkage group 1, ASM1616193v1, whole genome shotgun sequence genome segment GGCCTTTATTCATTAAACCGAGATCTCCAGTCCCACCTGGATCACTCTGAatatgaacattggactataacctatggaccaATTCTGAATGATCTCTTTGCaacaactacaaagctcaccatctctactataaAACTGATCTCAGAAtggtactcatgtctgtatgtatactgatcttttaaccaatactctctctttactttttaaataaatcttagtttagttaataagaattggttgTAAGCATGATTATTAGGTAatatctgagttatatattgacctgggtatgtggctggtcctcGGGGATGAGAAAAACCCTTTTATTTGATTAAATtagttttaaataaccactcatcattacATTTAGGGTCCGGGTgttgaatccaggactggaataccttaaggaggctgcatttctgacttcttgaTTTATTAGTACTAATACTTAGCATTTGTAACACCTGTatgtttcacaaacattaattaagcctcataaTACATTTGAGGCCCATCAGTACTTTcccctccattttacagatagggaaagtgAGGTGGAGAAGGTCTGTTACTTGCCCAAGCCCACAAAGGGAGTGACATCAAAGATAAGACTATAACTCCAGACTTTCACTCCTTTCTCAAATAACAGCTCTCCCCTGAAGAGTTTACCACAGATGAACACCTGGACACTTCAGGATTGATGTTTTATTGAGTCATCTGCAAGATCAGGCAGGAGCAGTCTTGTAACACATCTAAACCCTTCCTCTCAGAGGGGAAGAGGGTTCTGTTCTATAAATATGCTTCCTCTCTGCAGCTTCTTATGGACAAAGCACCACATAGCACTCCTTTTCAATGTGTACATACAGCCACGAGAGAGACTGCAAGACATAAAAGCAGCGGTTTTCAAACGTTTTGAGCTGAGCCTCCACTTTGAGTTACAATTTTTAGTCCACCCCACTACGTGCCCCTCCCTCCTTGGGGTGGAGAAAGGTGCACGCGATGGTCTTGGGGGCAGAGCCAGCACTGGGTGTGCAGATGTTGATGCTGACCCACAGGCTGGCTGGgatgagtcagggggtggaggtggcactccctcctCGATCCCCCCCGGTGCTGGCCCAAGCCCCACTGAATGTTCCACCATGCCCCCCAGGGGGATATGCCCCACAATTTGAAAACTTCTGCATTAAAGGCTGTGGTGTGATTAGAATGAAATGAAGCCCTAGATCTCTTCTTCATCAAACCTGGGTGTGGCCATTTCTCTGCAATCCCACTACGTTATAGCAGTAGTGGCTTGGCGTTCCCAGCTTTTCTAGTTTCCTTCGCTGGTAGGTATCTGTGCAGTAACGTTACTGGTACCTGTCTAGTTTTTCCTGCTAACTAGGGAATTACGGTAATATGAATTTGAAGTGTTTGTTTCTTTTGATGAAATAGAAGTTGGAAATATTGGGCGagtctgagctggtgtaaatgagcagGGCTTCATAGATTTCTGTAGAGTTACACCTTTCAAGGCTTGTTGAACTAAAAATGTACAGAAAAATAAATTACTACAGATTAATATTCCTTTTCTCCTGACATATGAAAATGGTGTCTGCATAGCAGGTATAATTGAAATTCTGTGGTTAGAGGATAGGATAAAAACCTCCTCAGAAACTCTATGAGCACTACTTCCAAGGGAATTTTATTTGCTTTATGGCACAGATTTGGTTAGAGCAGGCTGCTTCTGAGATCTTGCAGGTCAGACTATTCAGAGGATGTAAAATGATTAGTACTGTATAACACGTTAGCATCCAATTTAACTAAAAACTCTTTGTAGAAGCTAGATTCTCACAGGAATCACTTTGCTTCACCACTGACATGCAGCTACCTCTGGTGTGGAATATGGCAGTTGTTTAACACCGCACAGCAGTTTCGGACAGGGAGGGAAGAATGCTACTTGATCCATTTGAAACGGCAAAGGGATTTTAAATGGGAAGAACATAATTTTTCATGTTGGACCTTGGCCAGGAGATCAGGATTAAAATCCTCAATCTTATGAAAGTTTCCAGATGATTTTTAATGGCTATAAAGGGTCAGGACTTCAATTTTACATTTCATCCAAAAAGGCAGCATCTCCAACAGCATGGTGCCTCCCCTATCACACAGATGCATTGGTACAGCATTGATTCAGAGGGAGGGGTGTTGGTGGCTTGATGTGTAACACCACTTGCTGCAGTATCTAGGTTTCTACCATCTACAGCCATTGCAGCTTGGGGTGGTAAAGTTGCACAGGTCTTATACATTTTAACAACAGTAACAAAATACAACGCCTATGCAATGGTTACATATAAACTGGTTCAGTACTGCACAATACTACTTTAGGAAGCAAGGACTAGGATAAGGCTAAATTTTGTAGAAACTCAGACCTGATTTAAAAGCTTCTGGAGACAGTAAAAATGCAGGTATGGATGCTAGTTATTGGATACCTTACAGACCACTGTATTCTTCCTCTGTCTCATTACAGATGACAGCTGATAGGTGATATCCAGAGGTTTGCCAGTGTAGTCAGTGCTTGAGTGTGACAACCTTGTTCAGAAAGACACATCCCAGTGgcctgccgcttcccgcagctcccattggctgggaatggcaaatcGCGGCCACTGGTACCTGCGGCGGGCCACACCTGCGgatggtcaacataaacaaaatgtctcgcggtCTGCCAACAAATTACCTTgatgagccgcgtgccaaaggttgccaaaccCTGGTGTAGCCCCATCACATAGGGCCGAAGCCCAGGTCCCAGAGCcccgccacctggggctgaagcctgagcaatggaGCTTCGTGGGGGTCCCAGGCAATGGACCTGCTTGCTAGCCCCCAACGCTGGCCCTGgcctttatatgcagaaaaccagttattgtggaacacgtgggccatggagtttttaacAGCATGGTGCAGGGGCGAGGTGCTtctgaaagaaaaaggttgagaacctctggtgtagacaaggccttagttaaaGTGCTTGACCATTTCTACCCCTTCCACCATTTCTACTCGGCTGGTTCTCCATTTCCCTgccccttgtgtagtcatttacacccaAGCACAGTGGGTGTAAAATCCTTCCATTCTGACTGGGTAGTCTTTTACAACATGCACTTGGCACTGGTGTAAACAAatgcacaaggtgcaaggcaaatgagaatcaggcccttggtctTTACTGAAGAAAAGTACTTAGAAAACATATCATGCATAATCTAATAGAAGGGATTGTTTGTATTCCAAAAGGCAAACTATGTTTCGTTCAGCCCTTAATGCTTCATTACCTATCTCCCCTGGGGAGCATGCGCCCAAAGAGAAGGTGTGGGACATGGGTAGATGTGGTTCAAACTATTTAGAAGACATTTGAGGCTGACACTCTCTATCCTGTTAATTGTCTCcagaacaaaaaatgttttcaacAGTATCCTCCAGACACACATTCCCTTATGAGAAAGGCCAAATCTAGTTACCTTTCATGCATTAGAGCGTAATTGGTAAGGATTTAAGTGTATCCAAAGCATGTTTAAACAAACCCACATAGACAGCATTATTCTGCCTGCAATGGCATCCTTCGTCATTTGCGATACAAACTGCCCAGTGCAAACATGGCTACTTCAATAAAAGAACAGGATTGAGGATTCGTTACAGGGAAAAGACGACTTCAGTTTGAACACTCTAAGCCAGATTCTCCGCTTTCCTTGCATGGTCGTTTATACCTGTGTAAAGTGTGTGTGAAACCTCTATCCTGCTGACCTGGTAGCATTCTACATCCACTCTGGCCAGGTACAATTGGCTACACAATGTGCAACGTGGTGGAGAATCAAACCCACTGCACTTACAACAACTCTGCAGCTCTGTAACGCTGCATTGGATGATCTCAAGACGATCTGTAAACCTCATTATTTAAGCCTCACGGCATTCTTTTGAAGTAGGTTaaatattattatccctgttttccAATGGGCAAACGGAGTcagagagaagttaagtgacctgcccacaatcacacagtgagtcagtggtggAGGCAGAAATGGAGCTCAGAACTCCTTAATTTCTAGATCCTGCTCAAGCCAATAGACAACATTCCATCCACCTAGAATATAGACATATTCTGAAAGGACATTGGTAAATTCAGTATAGGAAAATCAACTCACAGTTAGTGATTTTTTAGTACAGATTATCACATAATTTTGTATTAGGCTGTTTGTTATAGTGTCTTGAAGTTGGTCTTAAAATGAAACACTGTGTTTGGTTATGTATTTCCCAATAGCATAACAGGCTACTCCTACTTGTACCGAATTAGTCGAATAATCTTATTATTCATGAAATCAGAGGCATGGGGGTGTGAGGAATCCACACAAAACCCATCACTCATGGCTATTTTTAGTACCTCTTCCACAAATACCTGGAAGCTATTAATTTGCTTATTAGCTGGCACCACCCAAAGTCTCTTTAAATTCTGTCTAGTGTACTCCTCTTCTGGCAGGCCTTCCACAGTCGCGACCCAATCCAAGGTCAAGTGGTTGGGGTCCTGCAGGTAGCTGGATATTGAAGACAGGTTGCCATTGAAGCAATAGTAAAGTCTGGAACCCAGGAGCTTCAAGAACAGAGATGATGTGCTGAATATGTGGGCACTAAATACTTCCATGTTGGAGGAAGACAGGCTGTAGATCTGGGGCGCTTCCCGAACAGTGAAGTGAACTGTCTGTGTCCTCTGATCCAAGGTGATGTTGAGCATGGCGTTCTTCTCAGCTTTGGAGAGCTCCACCTCCTTCTCTTGCAATGCTTCAATCAGCGGCTGGACCTGATAAAAATCTGCCTCCCGTCGCAGCAAGCCCATTTCCTGGAAGTCCTCAGGGAGGTCCAGGTGGGAAGTTCTCAAGAAGTTCAGGATGTAGCGGAATACTTTGCCATCTCTGTCAATGAAGCAGTTGCCTTGGCTATCCCTCTTGGTTGGCATCTTTCCACTGAACATGGCGCCCAGCATGGAGTCTGGAAAACTAGTCAGGGTAGACAGGGAAGTGGTGTACAGTTTTCCTCCAACGTTGAGCGTTATAGGTTCTGACATGATGGAAAAGTCACGATGCTGGGAATAACAGTGGGGGGAAAAAGAACAACATAACACATTTAGTGGTTCAGAACAGTCACTTTGTAAATCAAGGATATTCCCCAAGAATATATATCTATTTCTATGTCTATATCAGTATGAAAACTACAGAAGTTAGAGATGGGTAAAGTTTTAGAGGTCATCTTGGACACATGGGGGAGAAAGACAATCTTGTTCTGGCTCCCAACAGACATTCAAAAGGGCTTTGTCCAGTTCATTTTAATAATGGTCTTTAGTGAGGTGCTTCCATCACGTCCCATCCAAAAtgagggtaaaatcctggccccactgatttcagtaggtccaggatttcatcctgggtCCACCCAATCCCATATCCCTCATGCACCCAAAACTTCCACTGAGCCACACAGAAGTTTGGGGTGCATAAGAAATAAGTGATCAGGAAGCTTGCATCTCTTTGGTGTTCCCTGCATGTGCTCCATTTAGAGTGCAAAGGTCTTACTGGAACCACAAACGTTATCATAGCAGAACATCCCAACACTGCTTTGTGTTGTCTTCACCATGTTACACTGGTGTGCGACGATGACAAGTCCCGATCACACAAATGTTGCAGTGCACAGTCAGAATATTTGCTGCCAAACACATATGGCTGTCGACAGCTCCATTCAGTAATTAAGTGGCTCTCCAGTTCTTCAAGGTTCACCACTATCCCAGTCTAACAGGTTTCGCCACTCAGAAACATTCCGGGCCATATCTCCAACTAATGTAactcagtgtagctccattgcagtcaatgaggATATAtggattttcaccagctgaggagctggtcctCAACCTACTGTTTCTTTTCCTCAGTTTCATGTTGTTCCTTCTAGCTAGATGTTGACAGTCCAGTCTAATCAATGGTTCCCCCTCCTACCCAGAGATACACAGTAGCTGCCTTCTATAAGCTCATGCTGCAATGTGCATGGTCATTCCATAGGCAGCAGCCGAATTGCTCCCAGTAAAATACACTTTGAGTAGCAGGCATTTCAGTAACTAACTATGAAATAATGAGAGATACTGTGCCACCATTATTGGCTCTGTAGTCACATTAATAGACATAGTGACAACACGATCTTACACCGTAAAATCAATTCTCCACTGGCTAATACCAAAGACAATAACTGTGCTTGTCtctcctttcatccaaggatctccaaGCACCTGCAGACATTTGTAAGTTAAGGTTCACAATACCCTTGTGAGACAGATGATTGTGATGaccattttacaaaggaggaaactgaggcatagagtgaCTAAAGCCtcgattttaaaatgtgtgcacgCTCAACTCAAGACTCAGCCTGGTTTTGGAGTGCCACTGTGCACACATTACTTCAGAGGCTGCCGGCATTCAGCACCTCTGATCAAGATAAGGTGTTAGGTATCTGAAGCTGAGCACCCAAGAAGGGAGACACCCCTCATTACATTTTGATCTAAgcaacttacccaaggtcactgAGGAAGCCACTGCAAAAGCCCAGATCCAATTCCCAGCCTTTTGTCTAAACCACAAGTATCGCCCTCCTCCTCATACCTGACATTCCATTAACTGGTGATGTACATTAACCCATTAATGGATGGAAGGAATCAGATTTGCTTGGGCACATACCAGCTCTCTGAGCCTGCGGCGCTCTTTGCATAGAAGATCATTGGTTAGATGCCTGTGTATAGCTGGAGATGAAGGTCTTGAGTTTACCAGCCCCACATGTATTTGATAAAGTTGGGCAAGAAGGACTCCTGCATATAGACAGACACAAACAATTCACTATAAACCCCACAGTACCTGTGGCACATTCCCATTATTAGCTACAATGGGATGTttcctgaaaaaaataaatacaaaaaattaGTTCCTAGGataaaactattttttccccaacCTTAAAGCCTGCTCTCCACTGAAGTGTCAGCATATTCCACTCCTCTTGAAGAATTCTATCTACAGCTTTCTGCTTATGTAGAGTAAGGAGATGAGTTAAATTATATAAAGGGGtggcctggcctggctctgtAGTTCAATTGACAGCTTTGTGTTTTTCCAAGAACTTATACTCTGGCTGTAAAAAATTGTTCTGAACGAAATGTGACATTCCAGAGATCTGCCcaagatgaattttttttaatgtttaatcaAAGAATAAGATCCCTGTATCCTATTGCATGGAACACAGAGAACAAGCCCATTCCTTGTAATACCACCACATTTCTCACCCTCTTTGCTGGTCCTGACTAGTTGAAGAGAGAAAAGTGTGATGTTTTCACTCAGTTTGTGGGACAATCTTCACTGGCACCACTGAGTGTCAAGAATTATAAAGCAAAAGTGGCTGGTTCAGATGATTAGTGATAGGATATAGAGTCTTTTGCCTCTAGGTCCTGGTTCAAATCCAACCAATGTTTACTGACACAAAGGCTGTTTGGTACCCTATATATGAGGGATGAGGAGGGTCTCTCAGTCCAGTTCTGATGGACATCACATAACTGGCCCCTTTGTTGTAAGTCTGAGTGGAAGAGAAACTAACCTGCTCTTTCATCCAAGTCCATATGAAGAACAGCTATAACCCAAATAGAGCATGTCAGTATCCCAGGATATCATAATTTTTGCAAGCACTGGATTCATTTAAAAAGATTTCTGGATTGACTAagacataaaaatatttttaaaaccccaAAGTGAATTAagttctcagattttttttttttttgcactctgTAGCCAGTTGTCTTGTAAAATTGAATTTACATACAATGGGCGCAAGGTCTGATTTCATTTCCACTTTTCATTTAATTTATAAAGCTTCCTAGCTTTGCAGTGCTATGCAAACAAGACAAATCTTATTATCTGGCAGCCCAGGACAACCAAAAACTCCAGTGAAAATGACATTTAATTAGTTGCTAGCTGCTGAACACACCACTGACTTGACCTTATTGACCAACACATCCGACCCTAGGCTGAGAATGAAAAGGAGCCTCTTGCCTCACTTTCCCTGTAAACATTAACTAAAGGCAGATGAAATGGATGACCTGGCAGTCTAGCCTGCTGCTTTACTGAATTCCTCATGATGTGTGGGCCTCATCCTGTACTTTCAAGATCATGCACATAGCtaatgtaataataaataatacctagctcttctatAGTACTACTTATCCAGAGATCTCAAAGCTAGCTCCTCCAAACTGCGCTGCAGGACTTAACGGTCATTCAATAGCATTTATAAAGGAAGTGAGGTGGGCAGATGGCACTCAGTCTTGGATCAGCAGCAATTCTCGGCAGATGCACCCACGATAACCAAGTGCTGATTGAATCAGGAGCTTCTCTTCAAGACAGAGACCTATCACATCacaatttagggcttgtctacatggccaCAGTGTGCAGGaagctgggatgtaaatctacAGTGTAATAGCCTGCCGCATACGCACTGTCCACGTGGACCCTGGTAacacacactaaggcctggtctacactaggggagggttcaatctaaggtacgcaacttcagctacgcaaatagtgtagctgaagtcaaagtaccttagttcgaattacttacctgtcctcacggcgcgggatcgacgtccgcggctcccccgtcgactccgccaccgccgttcgcggtgatggagttccggagtcgacgggagcgcgttcagagttcgatatatcgcgtctagatgagatgcgatatatctaactccgagaaatcgattgctacccgccgatatggcgggtagtgaagacgtaccctaaaaaTTCCATACTGTGCTTTGATCTACtgtggtttcaaacagcagcagatTAAAGTGCACTAGGAAACTTTTAGTTCACAGTCCACAGAGTCAATCATTGCATGGCAGGCTAGTGCGCTTTAGAATTAAATCTCATCTTGCCACATACTAACTCTcgatgtagacaaagccttagaaaCAGCAACAATTAATTTTAGCaacaagaacaaaagaaaatatcCAGTCCAGTCATGTATTTTTGCAGACAATGAAATACAGAACCCAGGTTACCATTGGACACGTCACCTTAATAAAGAACTCCCTGCCTGTCCAACTGGACTGAGAAAGGGGGCCCAAGACTTCTAGATAAAAACGTAATGGGAGGGATTTTCCCCACTGTTTATACACTGCTGTGGCCCCTTAGGCAGCTGGGGGAGCATTCCATCAGGACAGGCATGACAGAGAACAGCCGTCAGCTGTCCTGGGCAAGGCCCAGAATAGGTGGTGTATCAAATAGAGGGGAATCTCCATAGCCCAAAATATTAGAGACCCCAGAGCTGCCGACAGCTAGCCTAGGCAAGGCTGCGGAAATTTAGAGCAGCTCTCTAGGCTGCCTAGGTCACACCAGCCCAGAACTGGGAAggtgcaaaggtggcttaaagcacCTTTGTCTCCTCTTTATGTGTGCTGCGCCTGCTGAGGTGCGCGTGACGACAGCTGTCTTGGCTGACACACTGGGGATGGAGCCtgagacctccagagctaaagcATGAGTCTCTAtagcaggagtcagcaacctttcagaagtgctgtgccgagtcttcatttattcactttaatttaaggtttcgcgtgccggtaatacattttaatgttttttagaaggtctctcactataagtctatataactaaactagtgttgtagtGTAAAATAAAcgaggttttcaaaatgtttaagaagcttcatttaaaattaaattaaaatgttgatcttatgccgccggcccgctcagcgcgctgctgggctggggttctgttcacttaggccggcagcgggctgagcggggcctgcggccaggaccccagctggcaagggtccagcagccagaaccccagactggcagcaggctgtgcagggctggcggctgggaccccagaccagtagtgggctgagcggctcagcccactgccgctcaggggttccatccgccggctcctgccagccgggatcccagctgccggacctgctcagcccgctgccagtctggggtcccagccctgcccacatacagtgggtacctaccttctccctggttctggcccatcttcctctctctgcactgagctgagggtgggagtgcactgagcacagggctgggggtgaagggtctgcccaggagctagaattggggagggggctcagggttggggcaggaggtttgggtgtggggcacttacctgggcagctcccatttggtgcgaggggtcggggtggggatgtgggaggtACATGGGATGTGGgcgggtgcaagagtcagggcagagggctagggGCATGTGacgggggtgcaggtgtcaggggaggctgggtatgtgtgggggtgccagagtcagggctggggtcaagggggagtgaaggagtcaagcagagggctgggtgtgtatgaggggggtacagggctcagggcaggggcctggggtgtgtgcggggctcagggcaggggcctggggcgtGTGCGGGGCACAGgcatggggtggagtggggggcgtcagggctcagggctgggtgtgtgtgtggggggggtcagggcagggggctgggtgtgtgtgtgtgggggggtcagggtagAGGGCTCCCCACACTCCTGCGGCCCCCAGCCGGCTCACCCACTCGGGGCCCCGTGGTGCACTGCACGAGCGCAACTAGCGCCCCCCCCAGCGAGAGAGTCCcttctggctgtgtctggaggaGCCACTCCGGGCGGCGCATGACCCTGCGGTATGTGAGCTCCTCGCCCCAGGGCTCTCTGGCCACCACCGATTCCTGCTCACCCGCACCTGCTACGCGCTCAGTGCCACCGGGCTACGGGGCTCTCCGCTCCACCCAGCTCACGAACAGCAGGTACCGATCCCTGGCCACGGCCAGGCGCCTTCTCCTGGGGATGCtcagcagctggtgctgctgccgccgccagcCTCTCCCGCGTCCACTTCCCCCGCTTCCTGCCGCCAGGAATTGGGACCGGGTCCGGCAGCAAACCcgctcccccggagcactgccaATCCGCCATGGCCAGCTATACCAAGGTGGCCCAGGTGAGCGGGCCCCTCCGCGCCCCCGGGCAGGGCTCCTTGCTGGGTAAGGCGATGTGGGAGCCCACGGGCAGGCCGCTGAGGCGGGTCCTCTCTCGGGGGGCGCGGGCTCTGCCCCTCACTGGCTGCATgtcctcaggactccggcaggcagcagcgtgccattaaaaatcggcacgcgtgccataggttgccaacccctgctctatagcttgagctaaagagccaggcttggtagctaggggctgtgacAGGCTCACCATCCTCTGTGGATGGGGGACAAAAGAGTGGGGTGCGGATATGTAACAAACTGAACAGTGGATTACACCAGTACAGAATCTCACTTCTGTATATTTAGCCCTTCTATAGCCCCTGCCATTCAAGGATCTCGAAGCACTTCACAGTAGAATCAGTAACTAACCCTTGGGAGGCAAGTAAATAGCATTATCCTCACTTTGGATgacagatgtcctgatattaggggctttgccCTATATATGCCACTATATCcttcccgctccctccccccaaaaagtgtcctgatttttcatacttgctatttGGACAGGGATGCAGAGAAAGTTTAAAtcatgtgatcttgggcaagcaGCATTTCAGTAGCAGAGACCTTTCTCTCCCAACTCCTAGTCCTGTGCACAAGTCACTAGGCAGCATTTCTCTTAGAACAGAGTGAGACGCGCAGTGGATCTGTGGTGCCCATTGTCAGCTGTAATTCTGACCTGCAGCCTCTTGGCTGAACAGAGCCAGGACATACGGTACGCATGATCTGCTAATACAGAAAACCATAGGAGCTCACTCCAGTTCTGCTAGCTCTGATGAGCTTTGAAACGGCATCTTTGATGGTTTTTTAATCAGCACTCTTCTGAACACTGACCTCCTTTagcaaaaacaaatcaaaatcaaaatctcagtTTGTGGGAAAAGCTTATTAGAGACATTCGGGCCATTTTCTATCTGTTTTGATATCATGAAGTTTTCTTCTAGCCCTATTGCTTTTGACTTGGCAATAGTGTTTACAAGCACTGCAGAGGAAAGAGTTTATTTCCCAGATTCCTTTGACTAAAATCAGTGCAGTATCAGTTTAATACCTGATACATTCTCCATCAAAGGCCTAAATCCTGTACTTGCATGGGGACAGACTCCTTGATCCCATCTTTCCCCTAAAATTAAGCTGTTTCATCATTTTTCTCAGTCTTTTCTGTGTTGGAGTTTCTTCCCACtccttttgtggttttttttccactCCTCCCCAAAATATCCTTTGTATTTCTGTCAGTTGTCCTTTcctcccttcctctgccccatcccatctCTTTTCCCGCTTCCAAAGGTCATGTGACCCTCTCTTGGTCAAGGCGGGTTTGACATGGATGGTGGAGCTTCCTCTGCTGCTCATGTAGTTGGCCTGAGGTAGTTGCAAAAAGGCccatctcttcctctccccagccctTGTAGTGGTCACAGTCCTTATTGGCACCGGGAGCAAGCTTGGCCCTGATTATGGAAGTGGTGTCATagaccaccaggccagccccaCTCTGTACAAGTCTCACATCCCACGCCAGCTCCTTGATCCTCATCGCCTACCCTtctgtctctctgctccccatATCTTTGTAtcctcccacctcctgtgtatCCCACTTCCCCTCTCTACCCTTGGATCACATCATCACTAAGAGGACCAGAGTGAAACTGATGCGACACTGATGAATTTCATTCCACTGCTTGGGAAACAGCAGGTTGCTGGGCCAGTGGAAGATACACATTAGCTCACTTCTTCTCTCCCAGCTGTGTAACTCAGATTGCTCTGTAGGTGGATCACCCCACTGCTCTTGCACTACACTATCCAGCAGGAGCAACAGAGTAAAACCGCCTAGTCTTGCATCAGTTTTACTCTGCTGTTGTCAGCCCCAGTGGGGAAATGCCTCATGTAGGATCAATGGTACATGCATGAATCTCCCCAATGGGATTTTCTTGCAGGAGAATTTTAACAATGCACAGATGGGATGGCCACCATACTACACCATGTTCAACCCTCTAGATACTGGCAGACAGCAAATCAAAATGATTTAAAGCAATTGCATGTAGGATGGGTTTACAAAAAGTACATACTGCCAGACGAATCTGACTGCATTATGGGAGCCTAATTCTAGCAAGAAAAGCAAGCTGATCAATGTGGCTAGAGTCAACAATCAGTCTCATCAATGCAGGCAAAGtctcactgaattcaataggACACCTCATTGGCACAAGGGCCTTCTTGCCTGGGTCAGATTGCACCTTAATGCAGGAAGGTAACGTGGTACATGTGATCTCGTTGGATTCTGGTAAAATATTTTATACAGTGGACCACAAAATCTGACTCAAAATTCATTTAAATTAGCTTTGGTAGAAACAGTCATATGGATTAAAACTAGGTAAAGGAACAGCAAAGGACAATAGTAAAACAGCATGTTATCAAGTCAGAGAAGGTGCCTAGTCAGATACCACAAGATATAAGTCTGGTCCTGTTGAACATCTTCATTGATGTTCTGGAGAAATGCGTCTAGAGAATGTGAATGAAATCTGCATGATACCAGATAGGGAGGAGTTG includes the following:
- the KCTD21 gene encoding BTB/POZ domain-containing protein KCTD21 isoform X1, with the translated sequence MSEPITLNVGGKLYTTSLSTLTSFPDSMLGAMFSGKMPTKRDSQGNCFIDRDGKVFRYILNFLRTSHLDLPEDFQEMGLLRREADFYQVQPLIEALQEKEVELSKAEKNAMLNITLDQRTQTVHFTVREAPQIYSLSSSNMEVFSAHIFSTSSLFLKLLGSRLYYCFNGNLSSISSYLQDPNHLTLDWVATVEGLPEEEYTRQNLKRLWVVPANKQINSFQVWPAAGTSGRDLPFPANGSCGKRQATGMCLSEQGCHTQALTTLANLWISPISCHL
- the KCTD21 gene encoding BTB/POZ domain-containing protein KCTD21 isoform X2, which codes for MSEPITLNVGGKLYTTSLSTLTSFPDSMLGAMFSGKMPTKRDSQGNCFIDRDGKVFRYILNFLRTSHLDLPEDFQEMGLLRREADFYQVQPLIEALQEKEVELSKAEKNAMLNITLDQRTQTVHFTVREAPQIYSLSSSNMEVFSAHIFSTSSLFLKLLGSRLYYCFNGNLSSISSYLQDPNHLTLDWVATVEGLPEEEYTRQNLKRLWVVPANKQINSFQVFVEEVLKIAMSDGFCVDSSHPHASDFMNNKIIRLIRYK